The DNA region ACCGCAACCAACAGAGCAAGCCTCAGACCCCGCCCCAGTGAGCTGACCGGCCTATCCTAAGGGGGACCGAGCCGCAGCCCGATGGGGCTCTGGAATTCACAAGTGCCTCAAATGCCTTACGCCTAAATGGCCGTCCAGGTAGCAATCAAGGTGAACGTCAGCACATGCCCTCAACTGGCAAAAGCATGCCCGCAACAGGCGCAAATTCGTACGCATGTATGAAACGACCATGCTGTAATTGCGTGACGGAGGCAATATGACGCACCGGCGAGGTCACGTGTGGACGGCCAGCAAGCTTGACTTTCTGGAGAAATACCTTCCTGCATTCCAGCGGGTCTGTAAGCAGTGGTGGAGGGAAAACGAGGGCCACGCGAACACCTATTACGTGGACGGGTTCGCCGGGTCCGGCCGCAATGATTTCGGTGAGGAATCGCGTCTCGGGTCGCCCCTAGTCGCACTTAGCATTACTCCAGCCTTCAAGCGCTATTTCCTCGTCGAGTGGAAGTCGAAAAACGTCAAGCTTCTGGAGCAGGAACTTGCGCATCCTGACTTTGATCAGCTGCGTCCGCGCGTAGATCTCTGTCACGGAGATATCAATTCGGAAATTGATCGCATCCTTCACTCTATTCGTGACGGGCACCCCACCTTTTTCTTCTTGGACCCAGAAGGCATGGAGCTGGAGTGGAGGACTGTCGAGAAGATCGGGCAGCGGCAGCGCGCCGACTTGTTCATCCTGATCTCGGCGAGCGGAGCGGTAAGAGGCGCAAGTCCTGACCGACCAGACATGCACGAGCGGATCACGTCGTTTTACGGACACGAGCGTTGGCGAGAGATTGCCGAGCGGGACCGCATCCCAGGCCGTTCAGGTCAGCAGGCATTCGAGGACTACCTGACTCTTTATCTCGAGGGCCTCCGGGGCTTAGGATTCACGCACGTTGACAAGTTCCTTATCGCCTCAAACAGCAAAAATGTCGCTATGCATGGCCTGGTGTTTGCCGCAAAAAACGATGTGGCGATTAAAATCGCCACATCGCAGATCGAAAAGCTCATCAAGGCCCGAAAGGGTACCCAGCCGACGTTGTTCTAGGTCAGTCTGCTGCGCTAGGTAACTCGCGCGGCATCTGGCTCCACTCCACGCCGTCGAGCAGGCGCCCTTTGGACTTCGTGCGGATGCCGCCCCATTGCTTGTGGAAGAACGCCACGTCCGCCGCGAGGCACTGGTCACGGATGCTGCGCACCCAGTCCTCCTCAATGGGCCGGTGCCCGCGGCCGGACTCCCCCCCGGTGATCACCCAGTGGATCCCGTCGAGGTTCAGGTCCAACGGCCCGAGCAGCGGCTCGCAGGACAGGAACCGCACGGCTGCCTGAACCGTGCGCAGCTGGTCGACGCGGTGCACGTATTTCTGCGTTTCGACGCTGACGCCTACCCAGATGTTCTCCGGCCAGGGTAGTAGGGGTGCCAGCTCGGCCAGGCGTTCCCCGCGTTTGGTCAGCACCTGGAAGACGTGCTGTGGGCAGGCGGCCATGACCTCGAACACCTGCTGCAGGTATGTCAGCGGCATGGCCTCGTGAAAGAGGTCGCTCATGCTGTTCACGAACACGCGGCTGGGTTTACGCCAGCGCCGCGGCTGGTCGAGCCGCTCGGGATGGAGCGTGAATTCGAAGCCGTTCGGGAAGTGCGCGGGGAAACGTTTCGTGATTTCCAGGGCGTAGCAGTGCTTGCAGCCGGGGCTCACCTTCGTGCAGCCGGTCGTGGGATTCCACGTCTTGTCCGTCCACTCGATGCCTGTTTTGGTACTCGCCATGATTCACCCCCTCCCGTTCGGCGTACAGCGTAACGCATCGAGCCTGATACAAACGCGACACTTGCGTTCCTCTTATTGCACTTACCGCGGGGTATGTCACTGGCAGCAAGACCTTCTCCTAGGGCTGCCAAATCTGGCCGACGTTACTAATTCCCGACGCGACTGAGGAATACGGCGAGTGCCACATTGGGATTGACAACACGAAAGCTCAATTGCCTGTCTGAAGATTGAAAGGCAAAATTTGCCCACTCATCTGAAGCCAACGAAGCGTAAGGGGGCAATGGGGCAATGAAATCCATTGATTTCCAACGCTCGGGGGCAATCCATAGGGTTATCAACCCTAGGGGCAATGCCATCGCTTGGCGCGGAAATTCTCAGTTCGGATTGTGCACAGATATGTGATTTTTTCTCTCATATGCAAATCTAAGGAATTACGGAATACAAGCTTCAACACGCAAAAAGTAAATTAGATAAATATTAGAAAACTCCTCCAAGCTCTAATATCTGTATATATACATTAAGAGCATTATCGCGCTCAGCGCAAGAAACACTTGCATAGTACTTCTCATCCGTATTACGTTACGTCCACGCCTAACCGGCAGCCGTGATTCTTCCCAGAACGTCACGACTGCGGTTTCAGGTGTCATGACCCACACCCCAAGGAGACGTATGTGCAAGACCCGCACCAGGCAAGCCCCCCCGGGCTCGCCGGACACCCCGCCGCTGCCCAAAAACAGCCCTGACCCCGAGCCTACCACTCCCCTGCTCCTGACGGTCCCCCAGACGGCCAAGCTCCTGCAACTCGGCCTGAACCGCGTGTACGAGATGTGCCGCACGGGTGAACTGCCCACCGTGAACGTCGGCAAGCAGGTGCGGATCCCCAGGCAAGCCCTGGAACGCTGGGCCAACCCGACCCAGTAACCCTGAGCCCCGGCTGCAGGCATCAGCCCACGCCGGAGAACCCACCGAACCGAGCGCCCTGACCCCAGGGTGCAGGGCGCTCACACCCCAAACGAGGCCTCTGATATGAACAGCGAACTCCATATTCCGTCCAACTCGACTCTCCTGCACACCGTGGATCACGGCCACGCCTATGCGGTCACGCAGACCCAGGCGAAGCAACCCCCCCAACTCCCCACCCCGGTCAACATGAGCGCCCTGCTGACCCAGCTGGTGTACACGCCGCAGGACCTGGAGCCCCTGCTGCAGCTGTCCAAGAACACCATCAACGCGCTGCTGAATTCCGGGAACCTGCGCGCCATCCGCGCCGGGCGCAAGTGGCTGGTTCCCCGGGACGCCGTGCTGGAGTTCCTGAATCACGGGGGCGCCCGGTGAACGCCGACACGATCACGGCCGCGCTCCGTGCGGCCCCGCGGACCCTGGGCGAGCATGCCTATCACTACACGAGCGTGTTGGGTTTTGGGGTGACCCCCACCCAGGGCAAGCGCGCCTACCTGCCCAACTGGAACAGCCCGGAGAACGCCCTGCGCGATCCCCAGTCCACCCAGGCCCACTTCGAGCGCACGAACGACAACATTGGCCTCGTTCATGCGGCCAGTGGCACGGCCACGTTCGACGTGGATAACGAGGAATACATGCGGAAATTGTTCGCCGAATTCGGGCGTGATTGGGACAAACTCAAGGCGCAGAGCCCGTACCGCATTCGGGGCCAGAAAGGCGAGAAGCCTCTGTTCCTCATCCCCGAAGGCGTGACTCTGCGCTCCCACAAACTGGTCATCACGTGCCCCAAGACCGGCAAGAAAGTGACGGTGTGCGAACTGCGGACGGGTCAGATGCAGGACCTGTTGCCCCCGTCCATTCACCCCATAACGAAGGAACCGTATGTGTGGGTCAATGGCCCGCCCCGGAGCCGCGACGACATTCCTGTCCTTTCCGGGGAGCTGTTGGACCTGTGGCTGAACTGGGAGGCCGCGCTGCCCCTTATGCTGGCTGCCCTGGGTCAGACTGATGTTGCCCCGCAAGCGCACGTCAGCCGCACGCCGACCGAGTCCCACGAAGAGCTGGGGAACGAGAGTGTCATTGAGTTGTTCAATACCCACCACACCCCGGGCGAAGTTCTGGAACGTAACGGCTACACGCGCAGCGGAAATCACAGCTGGGTGTTCCCGGACAGCACGACTGGCTCGGCTGGCGTCCACCTGCTGCCTGATAGCCGGCCCCTGAGGGTGTATTCCCACCATCAGGCCGACCCGCTGTGCACCGAGCACGGTCACGACGCCTTCAGCGTCTTCACCATCCTGGAACACGGCGGGAACCTGCACCAGGCCGTGAAGGCCGCCGCGCAGGAACTGGGCTTGCCCTTTATGAAGAAGTCCAATAAACCCGGGGAAGCGTCCCATGAAGGTCGCCCTGCGGGGAACCACAGCGAGCCGCGCATCAGTAAGGGGACCCGTGCACTTCAGTTGGTCCTCGACAAAGGGGAACCGTGGCGGGACGACGCGGGTCAGGCGTACATCACGGTGCCCGGCAAGGGCTGCCTGGAGCACCATCGCCTAAGCAGTCGTGGGGCCAAGGACTACGTGGGGGATCTGTTCTTCGACTCTGAGGAGCGCATGCTGGGCGGCCCTGCCCTCTCGGAAGTGATCGATGCGCTGTCCGCTCGTGCCCGCCGCTCCGGACAGGTGTATCCCACGGGCCAACGGGTGAAGCACTGGCAAGGCAAGAGTTACCTGGACCTGGGCCGCGAGGACTGGCTGATCGTCGCGGTCGAGGATGGAGACTGGCACCTTGTGCCTGCGGCGGATTGCCCGGTGCGGTTCACCAGGTCGCCGCAAATGAAGGCCCTGCCCCTGCCGGAGCGCGGCGGCAGCCTGGGCCAGCTTTCCGAGTTGCTGAACACGGACCGCAAAGGCCTGATCCTCTGCACGGCGTTCTTGTTGGGTGCCCTGTCGGCCCGTGGCCCGTACCCCCATCTGGCGTTCAAGGGTGAGCAGGGGGTCGGAAAAAGTACGGCGGCCAGCACGTTGCAGCGACTGATTGATCCGTCCACAGCCAATCGACGACGGGCCCCTCGGAAGGAACAGGACCTGTTCATTGCGGCCCGCAGCTCGCACGTGCTCAGCTTCGACAACCTGTCGAGTATCTCGGCGGATCTGAGCGACAGCCTGTGTGCTCTCTCCACGGGTGGGGCGTTCGCCACCCGAACGCTCCACACCAACGACGAAGAGACCGTGTTGCAGGCGATGCGCCCGGCGATTCTCAACGGGATTGCCGACCTGCTGACGAGGGCAGACCTGGCCGAGCGGACGCTGCTGGTGGAGTTGCAGCGCATCGATGCCAGCCAGCGGCTTACCGAGCAGGCCTTGGAAGAGCGGTTCACCGACCTTCACCCGCAACTCCTTGGCGCCCTGCTCACGGCGCTGGCGGTGGGCCTTCAGAATCTGGAGCAGACGCACCTGGAGCGTCCGCCCCGTCTGGCCGATTTCGCCAGGCTCATCGTGGCGGCCGAGCCGGCGCTGCCCTGGGAACCGGGAGACTTCCTGCAGGTGTACGCCGACATGCAGGAAGAAGCGGCCCGCGTGATCCTGGAGGGCGACGACCTGGCCCAGGCCTTGCGGACCTTCCTGGATGAGCGCAGGCACTGGGAAGGCCCGATCAACCTGCTCTTGAACCTGCTGAACGAGCAGGAAGGCCTGATGGCGGGCTACAGCCGGCCGGCTGTTGACTGGCCCCGGAATCCCCGTGCTCTCGGGGAGCGGCTCCGCCGCCTGGCTCCTCCTCTCTCCAAGACCGGGTATGCCACCACGTACATGGGCAGGCGCAAGGGCGGGATGCACTACCGCTTGCAGAAAGTCCAGGTTTAGACGTTCACGACATACACCATGAGGAATTTCCTGATCTGGACGTGGCTGAGCGCCATCCCGCCACCTGAGGACGTACACCGACCTTCACTGAGAAGTGCATGTCTGTCAGGGGAGAAAAAGATCTCCCAAAGCCAAAATTTCGCCGCAGTGAACATGATGAATGTCCAGAACGGACCTAGTCACTGCGGCACTCCAAAGGAGCCCAACAATGTTCTACCTGCGCACTCGTTCGTTCCACGCTGCCCACAAACCCGCCCAGCTCCCCAAACTGCTCCGCCCGCTCGTGGAAGCTGCCCAACAGGGTGAACTCGCTTTCCCGGCGCAGCTGGCCGAGTACCGCGTCACCGACCTGGGTCGCTGGGTGCTGAAACAGGCTGCCGGCTACTCCACGGGCCGGTACACGACGCGTCGGCTGCGCGACTTGTGGGAGGCCTATGGCATCTGGCAGCAGCGCCACATGTCGGCCTGACAGGAGGAGAGGACGAGCAAAGAGGGGAGCCAAAAGGCTCCCCTATCATCTGGGCAGGAGGTCGCTCAGGAAGGAAACGATTCACTTGACGAACAAGGCCACCACGCCTCAGAAGAAGGCACGGAAGACGAAGGAACGCGGCAATGGACAGGGCAGCGTGTACGCCTACAAGGGCGGACCCAGCCACCGCTGGCTGCTCACCATCGGGGTGCTCCCGAACGGCCGGCCCCGCCGCATCGGAGGCATCGAGCCCAACAAGACTCTGGCACTGAAAGCGCTCCGCAGGGCGCAGCAGGACTTGGAGAGGGGCCTCCTCAGCGTCCCCTCGCAGGTGACCCTGGGGGAGTGGCTGAAGGTGTGGCTCAAGGGCCGGCAGCCTGAAGTGGCAGAAACGACGTTCTACCAGTACGAGCTCTATGTCCGGCTGTACATCCCTGAGGAGTTGACCCGTATGAAGGTGCAGGAGATCAAGCGCACGCACTTACAGAACCTGTCGGCCGACCTGGCTGCCCGGGGGCTGAAGGCCGCGACGCGTTCCAAGGTCTTCCAGCATCTGCGCTCGGCATTCCGGGAGGCAGTCGATCAGGAGTTGATCGTGGTGAATCCAGCCGAAGGGCTGCGCGTTCGCGCCACGGCCACGGAGAGGCTGGAGAAGAGGCCCAAGGCGCTCACGGACCAGGAGTTGGAACGGTTCCTGACGGTCGCTGAGGGGGACCGGCTGTACCCGCTGATCTACGCCCTGTTCGCTCTGGGCCTGCGTCGTGGCGAGGCGCTGGGGCTGCGCTGGACGGACGTGGACTTCCGGGTGCAGAGCATTCGTGTGGAGCAGCAGGTGAAACTGCTGGGGAACACCCCGATCATCGGTGCGCTGAAGACGGCCAACTCACGCCGCACGGTCTACTTCGGAGCGGACCTATTGGATGTCTTGCAGGGCTGGCGAGCCAGACAGTTGGGGGAGCGGAAACAGGCCGGCTCTGCCTGGGAGGACTCTGGCCTGGTCTTCACGACCGCCCTGGGAAGCCTTCTGGACCCCCACAATGTCAACCGGACCTTGCGCCGGCTAAGCAAGGAAGCGGGCGTGCGGTCCTTCGGGTCCCACACCGGCCGTTACACGAACATCACCAACCGGCTGCGGGCCGGGCAGCCCCTGGAGGTCGTGTCCGCGATTGCCGGCCACGCCAACCCTTCCATCACCCTGGATGCCTACCGCGACGTCCTGGAAGACGAGAAGCGGACGCACACCTTCGACCTGCGGCAACACCGCGCCAACGTTGTTGCACACGCACAGGCCTGAAATTCCCTATTGCACACGTATTGCACACGGAGGGCAAAAAAGCGCCTGTAGACCGTCTGGGGTAAAAAGAAAAAAGCCCCTCTAGGAGGGACTTTTCTGCTGGTCGAGGCGGCGAGATTTGAACTCACGACCCCTACCACCCCAAGGTAGTGCGCTACCAGGCTGCGCTACGCCTCGACGGCCAGCCCCAAGACTATAAGTGTCGTTTCTCATTCCGTCAAGGGTGCCGGGACGGGTATATGCTGCCGGTCATGGCGCTTTCTTTCGATGAGAAGCTGAGGAACTACGCCCGTCTGGCCGTCCGGGTGGGCCTGGGGGTCAAGCCGGGGCAGCGGGTGCTGGTGCAGGCCCCGGTGGAAACGGCGAAACTGGCCCGGCTGGTGGTGCGCGAGGCGTACGCGGCCGGCGCGAGCTTCGTGGATGTCCGCTGGGACGACGACGACGTTCAGCTGGCCCGCTTCGAGCTGGCGCCGGACGGCACCTTCGACACGATCAGCCGGTGGCGCGTGGACGCGGAGACGGAGACGGCCGACGCGGGCGGCGCGGTGATTGCGATCCGCGCGACGAACCCGAACCTGCTGGCGAACGTGGACGCCAAGCGCGTCAGCACGTACCAGAAGGCGTGGGCGACGTACCGGCAGCCGTACTCGGCGCAGGTGATGACCAACCGCCTGAACTGGAACCTGATCAGCGCGCCCGTGGCGGACTGGGCAGCCCTGATGTTCCCGGACGCCAGCGCCGAGGAGGCCGTGGAGAAGCAGTGGGACGCGATCTTCGCCGCGACCCGCGCGGACCTGCCGGACCCCGTGGCGGCCTGGGAGGAGCACCTCGCGCACCTGAAGGGACGCCGCGAGGCGCTGAACGCCAAGCAGTACGCGGCCCTGCACTTCCGTGGGGGCGAGACGGACCTGACCGTGGGCCTGGCAGACAACCACCTGTGGGGCGGCGGCGCGGCCGACACGACGGGCGGGATCACGTTCACCGCGAACATCCCCACCGAGGAAGTGTGGACGGCCCCGCACCGCGAGCGGGTGGACGGCGTGGTCGTGAGCACCAAGCCTCTGTCGTACAGCGGGGTGCTGATCGACGGCATCCGCATCGAGTTCAGGGACGGGCGGATTGTGGATGCCAGCGCCCGGCAGGGCGAGGCGGCGCTCAAGGAGATGATCTCCACGGACGAGGGCAGCCACCGCCTGGGCGAGGTGGCGCTGGTGCCGCACAGCAGCCCCATCAGCCGCTCCGGGCTGTTCTTCTACAACACCCTGTACGACGAGAACGCGGCTTCTCATATCGCCATCGGGCGGGCGTACCGCTTCAACGTGGCGGGCGGCGTGGACATGACCGACGAGCAGTTCGCGCAGGCCGGCGGGAACGACAGCCTGACGCACGTGGACTGGATGATCGGCAGCGATCAGATCGACGTGGACGGCATCACGAAGGACGGCAACCGCGAGCCGGTGATGCGCGGCGGCGAGTTCGTGATCTGAGCGTTCGGTACACAGGGGGCAGGCGGTCAGTATGAGCCGCCTGCCCCCTGCTGTTCCGCTTATGGTCTGAGGTCGTCCTCGTCGATCAGGAAGTCCACGGCGCCGCTGCCGATCTCGTAGAACGCGCCGATCACCTTGATCTGCCCGCGCGCCTCGGCCGCCTGGATGACCGGTTCCTGCCGCAGCTGGTGCACCTGGTAGCGCACGTTGTTCAGCACGGCCTCCCGCATGCGGGCCTTCTTGTCGCGGATCTTCGGGAGGTCCTGCACGCTGGGCTGGATGCGGCGGATCAGTTCCCGCAGGTTGGCGGGCTCCTTCTCGATGGCCGTTTCGGGCATCAGGGCCGCGGCGACCGCGCCGCAGCCCTCGTGGCCCATCACGACGATCAGGTGGATGTCGAGGTGTTCGGTGGCGTACTCCAGGGTGCCCAGGCCGCTCGCGCCGACGACGTTCCCGGCGTTGCGGACCACGAACAGGTCGCCGAGGCCCACGTCGAACACGAGTTCCACCGGGACGCGGCTGTCGCTGCAGGCCAGCACGGCCGCGAAGGGGGTCTGCTGCATGATCAGCGCGCGGCGTTCGTTCACGCCCACGTCGGCGCGGCCGCCCTCGCCGGTGAAGAAGCGGGCGTTGCCGTCGCGGAGGGCCTGGATGGCGTCGTCCGCGTTGCCGACGCGGGACTCGCGGAGGTTCGCCATCTCCTCCATGCTCGCGCCGCGCCGCACGGCTTCCAGCACGCGGCGCCTGAGTTCGTCGGTGTCCAGTTTGCCAGGGGCAGGGGTGTCGCTCACGCCCTCCATCCTACGGGCAAGGGCGCCCTATCCTGAACCCATGACTGACGCGACCGGTTCCGCGGAGCCCGGGGAGACCCCCACGCTGAGTGACCTGCTGGAACGCTACGCGACCATCCGCGACACGTTGCAGGGCCTGGAGGTCGAGCGTGACGAGCTGGCCGGCCTGATCAAGGCCGCGCTGCTGGCCGGCGAGCACGCGGAGACGGAGCTGTACCGCGCCACGCTGAAGACGAGCCGCCGGGTCGAGTACCCCCTGGAGCGCTTCCGGGAGACGTTCGGGGACGCGGCCGCGCTGGAGGTCGCCAGCATCGACCGGAAGAAGGCCGAGGCGCTCGCCAAGGCCGGCGACCTGGACGGCGAGCGCCTGAAGGACCTCGCGGTGGTGCGGGAGGTGCAGGCCCTGGTGCTGCAACCCAAGACGATCTGACCCCCGCCGCGGGCTGACCGGCGCGTGACCGGGCGCGGACCGTCCGGTGACACTCGCGCGCCACCCTGAGGCATGACGGAACTTCTTCTCCCCCTTCCTTTTTCCGTTGACCGTGCCGGCCTGACGGGCGGGCCGCTGCCGGGCGCGGCGCCCACCTTCCGCCCGGCGGGCGAGCTGATCACGCCCGCCGGTCACCTGCTGGGCGAGCGCGAGGTCCGGCACGCCCGGGCGCGGGCGAACCAGTCGGTGCTGGAACGCCTGACCCGCTGAGACTTCCCGGGGCCGCTGCCCTTCCTGGCGGGCGTGTGGTACACTCCCTGGCGCATTGCTGGCGCAACGCAGCGCGGACGCTCGAACCTGGTCAGGGCCGGAAGGCAGCAGCCATAAGGGATGCTTCGCGGGTGCCGTTGCTCACCGGCAATGCTTTTTTATGCCTGTTCTCCGGCGTGACCGCTGCAAGTGGAGCGGCCGACTGTGAACAATAGGAGCCGCCTCAGACCGATCTTCCCTGGTGCCGTAATAGAGAAGGCGCCAGCTTCCTTGCGGTTGCTGGCGCCTGTCTGGTGCTCGGGATGGGACTTGAACCCACACGGTCTCCCACACGCCCCTCAAACGTGCGCGTCTACCAATTCCGCCACCCGAGCAGCCTGGGTGTCTGAGAGGCGAAAGCAATAGTACGGGGGCGAGGCGGGGGTGTCAAGACAGCCGCGTGGTGGGCCGGGGTTGTGGTGGGGGCGGGGCGTGGTATCCTGGCGTTTGCCGCCGCGAGCGGTGGGGCCCGCAGGATCGCTCAGGTGTTCTGGTGGATTTTGCCCCGGCTGCTGCGCGCGGGACTTTCGAGGACAAGAGGTTCAATCATGATCGACAAACAGAAGACCATCCAGACCCACGCCAAGAGCGCCAACGACACCGGCAGCACCTCCGTGCAGATCGCCCTGCTGACCGAGCGCATCAACAACCTGAGCGTGCACCTGACCGCCAACAAGAAGGACAAGGCCGGCCAGCGCGGCCTGCAGCTGCTCAACGGCCAGCGCCGCCGCCTGCTGAAGTACCTGGAGCGCAAGAACTACGACGAATACATCGCCCTGACGGATCAGCTGAAGATCCGCCGCGGCCAGCGCATCGTCCGCTGAGTCCCGCCTCCCGCCGCCGCCCCACCTCGGGGCGGCGGTTTTTTTGTGCCGCGTCCGGCTAGCGGTCGCCGTGGGGCGGCCGGGCCCGGTCGGGAACGGCCAGCCAGTCGCCGCCGGGGACGGGGGTGGCGCCGGGCCGGGCGAGGCGGTCGGCGCGGGCGTACACGTACACCCAGGCGGGCAGGGGCCCCGTGCCGGTGTGCAGGGTCACCCGGTCGCGGGTGTACAGGGGCGGGGTGTCGCGCACGCCTTCCAGGGCGTCCAGGAAGACCAGGGCAGCGGCCCAGGCGTGGGGGGCGTAGGTGAGGGCCATGCCGCGCACCGTGTCGGCGGGGGCGCCCGGAATCACGGCCGGGTAGCCTTCCGGGTGCAGGTGCAGCAGGCGGTGCCCGGGCAGGGTGGCGGGCTGCGCGGTGAACGGGCCGCCCTGACGGGCGACGTGGGCGTTGCGTTCGCCGGGCATCAGGGTGCCGTACACGAACACGGTGGTGGGCGCCGGGGCGCTCACAGGCGGTGGCCCCGGGGCTGGTGGTAGTACACGCGGCCGACGGTGGTGGCCTCCTCGGGTTTCACGGGGGGGTGGTCGGGGTTGTCGCTGGTGAGCCACAGGTGCTCGCCGTAGCGCCGCAGGCGTTTGACGGTCAGGCCCAGGCCGGGGACGTGCAGCACGTACACGCGGCCCTCGCGCAGGTCGAGGTCGCCGGGGTCCACGTAGATGCGGTCGCCGGGGCGGATGCCGCTGGCGCCGCCGTCGGTGGTCATGCTGTCGCCCTGCACTTCCAGCACCAGCATGCCGGGGCGGTGGTCGCGGACGGGCACGAGTTCGTGGTCGATGATGCTGTGCTCGTCCTCGGCGAGGGGCAGGCCGGCGGTGGCGAGGGCGCGGACGGGCACGCGGACGAGTTCCAGGGTGTCCAGGACGTCCTCGGTGGGGGTGTGGGCCAGGAGGGGCAGGCCGGTGCGGGCGATCCATTCGCTGGCGGTGATCTGGAGGGCGCGGCGCAGGGCGTCCTGGCGGGCGGGGGTGAGGGCGGCGAGGTCGCGTTCGCCGCGTTCGAGGCGGCTGAGGTAGGGCTGGGTGATGCGGGTCTGCTCGCCGGCCTGGGCGGTGAGGCGGCTGAGGTCGGCCTGCTGGAGGCCGAGGCGGGTGCGGGTGTCGCGCAGCCAGGCGGCCAGGGGGGCGGGGTCGGCGGCGGGCGTCATGAGGGGAGTGTAAGGGCGCAGCCGGGCAGCAACTGGAATGCGCAGCCTTGACGGTATGCCTGTGGACATATAGACTGGCCGTGTCGTTACGCCCTGAACAGATTCAGGGCGCCCGTTCCAACCCTGCCCGAATGGAGGTGCCCCATGCCCGACGTCCTCTCCCCTCCCCTCCTGGCCCTCGCCCCGCTGCTCGGCACCGCCCTGGTCGCCGGCAGCCTCACCCAGCTCGCCCGCCGCCTCGCCCTCCCGGACGCGCCGCGCCTGCGGCCCACCCTGGCCCTGAG from Deinococcus ficus includes:
- a CDS encoding DUF5131 family protein; its protein translation is MASTKTGIEWTDKTWNPTTGCTKVSPGCKHCYALEITKRFPAHFPNGFEFTLHPERLDQPRRWRKPSRVFVNSMSDLFHEAMPLTYLQQVFEVMAACPQHVFQVLTKRGERLAELAPLLPWPENIWVGVSVETQKYVHRVDQLRTVQAAVRFLSCEPLLGPLDLNLDGIHWVITGGESGRGHRPIEEDWVRSIRDQCLAADVAFFHKQWGGIRTKSKGRLLDGVEWSQMPRELPSAAD
- the tcmP gene encoding three-Cys-motif partner protein TcmP codes for the protein MTHRRGHVWTASKLDFLEKYLPAFQRVCKQWWRENEGHANTYYVDGFAGSGRNDFGEESRLGSPLVALSITPAFKRYFLVEWKSKNVKLLEQELAHPDFDQLRPRVDLCHGDINSEIDRILHSIRDGHPTFFFLDPEGMELEWRTVEKIGQRQRADLFILISASGAVRGASPDRPDMHERITSFYGHERWREIAERDRIPGRSGQQAFEDYLTLYLEGLRGLGFTHVDKFLIASNSKNVAMHGLVFAAKNDVAIKIATSQIEKLIKARKGTQPTLF
- a CDS encoding bifunctional DNA primase/polymerase; amino-acid sequence: MNADTITAALRAAPRTLGEHAYHYTSVLGFGVTPTQGKRAYLPNWNSPENALRDPQSTQAHFERTNDNIGLVHAASGTATFDVDNEEYMRKLFAEFGRDWDKLKAQSPYRIRGQKGEKPLFLIPEGVTLRSHKLVITCPKTGKKVTVCELRTGQMQDLLPPSIHPITKEPYVWVNGPPRSRDDIPVLSGELLDLWLNWEAALPLMLAALGQTDVAPQAHVSRTPTESHEELGNESVIELFNTHHTPGEVLERNGYTRSGNHSWVFPDSTTGSAGVHLLPDSRPLRVYSHHQADPLCTEHGHDAFSVFTILEHGGNLHQAVKAAAQELGLPFMKKSNKPGEASHEGRPAGNHSEPRISKGTRALQLVLDKGEPWRDDAGQAYITVPGKGCLEHHRLSSRGAKDYVGDLFFDSEERMLGGPALSEVIDALSARARRSGQVYPTGQRVKHWQGKSYLDLGREDWLIVAVEDGDWHLVPAADCPVRFTRSPQMKALPLPERGGSLGQLSELLNTDRKGLILCTAFLLGALSARGPYPHLAFKGEQGVGKSTAASTLQRLIDPSTANRRRAPRKEQDLFIAARSSHVLSFDNLSSISADLSDSLCALSTGGAFATRTLHTNDEETVLQAMRPAILNGIADLLTRADLAERTLLVELQRIDASQRLTEQALEERFTDLHPQLLGALLTALAVGLQNLEQTHLERPPRLADFARLIVAAEPALPWEPGDFLQVYADMQEEAARVILEGDDLAQALRTFLDERRHWEGPINLLLNLLNEQEGLMAGYSRPAVDWPRNPRALGERLRRLAPPLSKTGYATTYMGRRKGGMHYRLQKVQV
- a CDS encoding helix-turn-helix domain-containing protein, which encodes MCKTRTRQAPPGSPDTPPLPKNSPDPEPTTPLLLTVPQTAKLLQLGLNRVYEMCRTGELPTVNVGKQVRIPRQALERWANPTQ
- a CDS encoding aminopeptidase yields the protein MALSFDEKLRNYARLAVRVGLGVKPGQRVLVQAPVETAKLARLVVREAYAAGASFVDVRWDDDDVQLARFELAPDGTFDTISRWRVDAETETADAGGAVIAIRATNPNLLANVDAKRVSTYQKAWATYRQPYSAQVMTNRLNWNLISAPVADWAALMFPDASAEEAVEKQWDAIFAATRADLPDPVAAWEEHLAHLKGRREALNAKQYAALHFRGGETDLTVGLADNHLWGGGAADTTGGITFTANIPTEEVWTAPHRERVDGVVVSTKPLSYSGVLIDGIRIEFRDGRIVDASARQGEAALKEMISTDEGSHRLGEVALVPHSSPISRSGLFFYNTLYDENAASHIAIGRAYRFNVAGGVDMTDEQFAQAGGNDSLTHVDWMIGSDQIDVDGITKDGNREPVMRGGEFVI
- a CDS encoding carbonic anhydrase; translated protein: MEGVSDTPAPGKLDTDELRRRVLEAVRRGASMEEMANLRESRVGNADDAIQALRDGNARFFTGEGGRADVGVNERRALIMQQTPFAAVLACSDSRVPVELVFDVGLGDLFVVRNAGNVVGASGLGTLEYATEHLDIHLIVVMGHEGCGAVAAALMPETAIEKEPANLRELIRRIQPSVQDLPKIRDKKARMREAVLNNVRYQVHQLRQEPVIQAAEARGQIKVIGAFYEIGSGAVDFLIDEDDLRP
- a CDS encoding helix-turn-helix domain-containing protein, which translates into the protein MNSELHIPSNSTLLHTVDHGHAYAVTQTQAKQPPQLPTPVNMSALLTQLVYTPQDLEPLLQLSKNTINALLNSGNLRAIRAGRKWLVPRDAVLEFLNHGGAR
- the rpsO gene encoding 30S ribosomal protein S15, giving the protein MIDKQKTIQTHAKSANDTGSTSVQIALLTERINNLSVHLTANKKDKAGQRGLQLLNGQRRRLLKYLERKNYDEYIALTDQLKIRRGQRIVR
- a CDS encoding tyrosine-type recombinase/integrase, whose protein sequence is MTNKATTPQKKARKTKERGNGQGSVYAYKGGPSHRWLLTIGVLPNGRPRRIGGIEPNKTLALKALRRAQQDLERGLLSVPSQVTLGEWLKVWLKGRQPEVAETTFYQYELYVRLYIPEELTRMKVQEIKRTHLQNLSADLAARGLKAATRSKVFQHLRSAFREAVDQELIVVNPAEGLRVRATATERLEKRPKALTDQELERFLTVAEGDRLYPLIYALFALGLRRGEALGLRWTDVDFRVQSIRVEQQVKLLGNTPIIGALKTANSRRTVYFGADLLDVLQGWRARQLGERKQAGSAWEDSGLVFTTALGSLLDPHNVNRTLRRLSKEAGVRSFGSHTGRYTNITNRLRAGQPLEVVSAIAGHANPSITLDAYRDVLEDEKRTHTFDLRQHRANVVAHAQA